One stretch of Flavobacterium sp. 9 DNA includes these proteins:
- a CDS encoding Crp/Fnr family transcriptional regulator, whose translation MKTVFQSIQILPQKELEQLEDLITFRTLKKGELLLKENQVCNEIYFIKKGILRSYFFNHQGDEITNCFAFENEFMASFSSFITQNVAEENIQALAETELQVLSRESLEKLYNLGIHWQEIGRKLTEMEYVTLQKRMISFQKLSGTQRYEELYQNHQKYLQLIPLQYLASYLGVTPRHLSRIRKAVL comes from the coding sequence ATGAAAACCGTTTTTCAATCGATTCAGATTTTACCTCAGAAAGAATTAGAGCAATTAGAAGATTTAATTACTTTTCGTACGCTTAAAAAAGGAGAACTTCTGTTGAAAGAAAATCAGGTTTGTAATGAAATCTATTTTATTAAAAAAGGGATTTTGAGATCTTATTTTTTCAATCATCAAGGAGACGAAATCACGAATTGTTTTGCCTTCGAAAATGAATTTATGGCTTCCTTCTCCAGTTTTATAACTCAAAATGTTGCCGAAGAAAATATTCAGGCTTTAGCCGAAACAGAATTACAGGTTTTAAGTCGTGAAAGTTTAGAAAAGCTTTATAACTTAGGAATTCATTGGCAGGAAATTGGACGTAAATTGACTGAAATGGAATATGTAACGCTTCAGAAACGAATGATTTCTTTTCAGAAATTATCAGGAACACAACGTTACGAAGAGCTTTATCAGAATCACCAAAAATATCTTCAGTTGATTCCGCTTCAATATTTAGCATCTTATTTAGGCGTTACGCCAAGGCATTTAAGCCGAATTAGAAAAGCGGTTTTATAG
- a CDS encoding TMEM175 family protein, whose product MNKTRLEAFSDGVLAIIITIMILEIKVPHGIEFADLKPLIPKFLSYVLSFIYVGIYWNNHHYLLHGLTKINGKILWANLHLLFWLSLIPVATGWMGEHNFEKAPLALYGIILLGCAVAYIILQKMVLEAEGKDSLIRKAIGEDLKGKISTGLNIVGIVSSFYNVWISGACYVVVALIWLVPDKRIERVFASKD is encoded by the coding sequence ATGAATAAAACTAGACTTGAAGCCTTTAGTGATGGTGTTTTGGCTATTATAATCACCATAATGATTTTAGAAATAAAAGTGCCTCATGGAATTGAGTTTGCAGATCTAAAACCACTAATTCCTAAGTTTCTAAGTTATGTTTTAAGTTTTATTTACGTTGGAATTTACTGGAACAATCACCATTATTTACTTCATGGTCTTACCAAAATCAACGGAAAAATTCTTTGGGCAAATCTACATTTACTTTTTTGGCTTTCTCTGATTCCTGTCGCAACCGGTTGGATGGGAGAACATAATTTCGAAAAAGCACCTTTAGCGCTTTATGGAATTATTTTATTGGGATGTGCAGTGGCTTATATTATTCTGCAGAAAATGGTTTTGGAGGCAGAAGGGAAAGATTCACTTATAAGAAAAGCTATTGGTGAAGATTTAAAAGGTAAAATCTCTACAGGTCTTAATATTGTTGGAATCGTTTCTTCATTTTATAATGTGTGGATTTCAGGTGCTTGTTATGTTGTCGTAGCTTTAATATGGCTTGTGCCGGATAAAAGAATCGAAAGGGTTTTTGCATCAAAAGATTAA
- a CDS encoding Ppx/GppA phosphatase family protein: protein MINIRKYAAIDIGSNAMRLLISNVVEQDGKEPQFNKSSLVRVPIRLGQDAFTVGEISEENIDRMVDAMKAFNLLMKVHKVERYMAFATSAMREAYNAKEVVALIKKKADIKIEIIDGKKEAAIIASTDLHHLLKTDETYLFVDVGGGSTEFTLFSDGKMINSRSFKAGTVRLLNNMVHDSVWDEIEKWIKTNTADYEEVTLIGSGGNINKLFKMSGKQQEKPLSYIYINSQYAFLNSLTYEQRIAELGLNSDRADVIIHATRIYLNAMKWSGARQIFVPKIGLSDGIVKAMYYGKI, encoded by the coding sequence ATGATTAATATAAGGAAATATGCAGCAATAGATATTGGTTCAAATGCCATGAGGTTACTAATATCGAATGTTGTAGAGCAAGATGGCAAAGAACCACAATTTAATAAAAGTTCGCTTGTTCGTGTGCCAATTCGTTTGGGACAAGATGCCTTCACAGTAGGGGAAATTTCAGAAGAAAATATAGATCGAATGGTTGATGCAATGAAAGCATTCAATCTTTTGATGAAAGTACATAAAGTTGAGCGTTATATGGCATTTGCAACTTCGGCAATGCGTGAAGCTTATAATGCCAAAGAAGTTGTCGCTTTGATTAAGAAAAAAGCCGACATTAAAATTGAAATTATAGATGGTAAAAAAGAAGCAGCAATTATCGCTTCAACAGATTTACATCATTTATTAAAAACTGACGAAACCTATCTATTTGTAGATGTTGGTGGTGGAAGCACTGAATTTACATTGTTCTCTGATGGAAAAATGATCAATTCAAGATCTTTCAAAGCCGGAACAGTTCGTTTATTAAATAATATGGTTCACGATTCAGTTTGGGATGAAATCGAAAAATGGATTAAAACCAATACAGCTGATTATGAAGAAGTAACCTTGATTGGTTCCGGAGGAAACATTAATAAATTGTTTAAAATGTCCGGAAAACAACAAGAAAAACCGCTTTCATACATTTATATTAATTCGCAATATGCATTCCTGAATTCGTTAACGTACGAACAAAGAATTGCCGAATTAGGTTTAAATTCAGATCGTGCCGACGTAATTATTCACGCGACCAGAATTTATCTGAATGCGATGAAATGGAGTGGAGCACGTCAAATTTTTGTTCCTAAAATTGGTCTTTCTGACGGAATCGTAAAAGCAATGTATTACGGTAAAATTTAA